A segment of the Lentimicrobiaceae bacterium genome:
ATCCCGAATTCGACGACAAAATTATAACTCTGGGAATTACCCCAAGTCGCCCCGAAACATGCTACAGATACATTCAGTACAAACAAAACGGAGACCAAAGCAACGAAATCAGAAAGGTAAAGACTTTTACCGAAAAACCGCAATATGAACTTGCCGTCAAATTTATCGATAGTGGCGATTTCCTTTGGAATGCCGGAATTTTCATTAGCTCGGTAAAAACTTTGGTAAGCTCGTTTAATAAACACCTACCCGACGTTGCAACTATTTTTCACAACGGTAGCCAACATTATTATACCGATTCGGAAAACGGCTTTATTAAAGAAGCGTACTCTATGTGTCCGAATATATCTATGGACTACGGTATAATGGAAAAAGCCGACAATGTATATGTCATCGAAGCCGACATGGGTTGGAGCGACATCGGCACTTGGAGCGCCCTGTTCGATAATTCCGAAAAAAACCAAGAAAACAACCTTGTCAATTCCGATAATATCTACACCTACGATGTTGATAACTGCATTATTCGCATAGAAAAAAACAAAGTAGCTGTTATTCAAGGACTTGAAAACTACATTGTCATCGACGAAGGAGATGCTCTGCTTATTTGCAAAATTGATAATGAGCAAAACATTAAAAATTACGTCGAAAAAATTAAAAAAGACAAGAAATTCACTTACTTGTAGTACAAAATAGAGCAAAAAATTATAGACTAATCAGATATAGGAAAATAAAAAATTTTAAACCTTTGATGAAAAAGTTAATTTCTGTAATTCCAATTGCAATAATACTTCTGAGCTTATTTTCCTGCAAACAGCCCGAAATACCTCAGCAAAACCTTAAGTGTTTCAATGATATTATTGCATCAAACGACAATAATTTGGTGTGCGTTGGATATAGCGGTACTCCAAGTAATAAATATTCGGCTGTCATTCAAAAGCGCGATACTTCAAACAATGCCTTGTGGGTTAAGCAACTGTCCGACAAAAATGTCAATTCGTTTTTCAAAGTCATGCAAACTTCGCAATCCGATTATATTGCAGTCGGCTACGCATACAATACCGACAGGACACAACCCAACTTGCTTATGGCTATGTACGACGACAACGGAAACCAAAAATGGGTCAGAGTTGTCGACAATATCAAATCTGCCGGACTATC
Coding sequences within it:
- a CDS encoding sugar phosphate nucleotidyltransferase — protein: PEFDDKIITLGITPSRPETCYRYIQYKQNGDQSNEIRKVKTFTEKPQYELAVKFIDSGDFLWNAGIFISSVKTLVSSFNKHLPDVATIFHNGSQHYYTDSENGFIKEAYSMCPNISMDYGIMEKADNVYVIEADMGWSDIGTWSALFDNSEKNQENNLVNSDNIYTYDVDNCIIRIEKNKVAVIQGLENYIVIDEGDALLICKIDNEQNIKNYVEKIKKDKKFTYL